One genomic segment of Methanococcus voltae PS includes these proteins:
- a CDS encoding uroporphyrinogen decarboxylase family protein — translation MISDTMTPAQRARAKSNGEPIDRLPCNPNIGNGIARIAGYKISEFNSNSDALADAVIKSYKMFGMDGTRVFTDLFLIAEAMGAKVNKPEDNTADLEEPAIDDISKIDDLKVIDPYKDGRIPIHLRAMKKVKDEIGDEVSVTASVVGPFTNAFFLIGIEKMTKMLLKDPESVHKLCEISLKSCMKLTDAALEQGVGVTISEPLSSCTVISPKHFRNYSAPYLKRLIDYMKSKGVGNIVLHICGKTDPIWDDLVDMGVNVLSIDDIADLKLCADRVGDKMAVAGNVDPSAIMYAGTKEQVRKATLKSIKEGYMAKKGFIIMSGCSLPVEVPIENIQTMMDTVREVGWPVTDEKLEKLMAITKYE, via the coding sequence ATGATTAGCGATACAATGACCCCGGCTCAAAGAGCCAGGGCAAAATCAAACGGTGAACCAATCGATAGATTACCATGTAATCCAAATATTGGAAATGGTATTGCAAGAATTGCAGGCTATAAGATTTCAGAATTTAATAGCAATTCTGATGCTTTAGCGGACGCTGTTATAAAATCTTACAAGATGTTTGGAATGGATGGTACGAGAGTTTTTACCGATTTGTTCTTAATAGCTGAGGCAATGGGTGCAAAAGTTAATAAACCCGAAGATAACACTGCAGATTTGGAAGAACCTGCAATTGACGATATTTCAAAAATAGACGATTTAAAAGTAATCGACCCGTACAAAGATGGTAGAATACCCATACATTTAAGGGCTATGAAAAAAGTTAAGGACGAAATTGGCGACGAAGTTTCAGTAACTGCTTCAGTTGTAGGTCCATTTACAAATGCCTTCTTTTTAATAGGTATCGAAAAAATGACCAAAATGTTATTAAAAGACCCTGAATCAGTTCACAAATTATGTGAAATTTCATTAAAAAGCTGTATGAAATTAACTGATGCGGCTTTAGAGCAAGGGGTAGGAGTTACAATCTCAGAACCTTTATCTTCTTGTACTGTAATAAGTCCTAAACACTTCAGAAATTATTCTGCACCATACCTTAAACGTTTAATTGATTATATGAAATCAAAAGGTGTGGGAAATATTGTATTACACATTTGCGGTAAAACTGACCCAATATGGGACGATTTAGTAGATATGGGTGTTAATGTATTAAGTATTGATGATATTGCCGATTTAAAACTTTGTGCTGACAGAGTGGGCGATAAAATGGCTGTTGCAGGTAACGTTGACCCTTCCGCGATAATGTATGCAGGAACTAAAGAGCAAGTTAGGAAAGCAACTTTAAAAAGCATTAAAGAAGGTTACATGGCTAAAAAAGGCTTTATTATAATGTCTGGATGTAGTTTACCTGTGGAAGTTCCTATTGAAAACATACAAACTATGATGGATACAGTAAGAGAAGTAGGATGGCCAGTAACTGATGAAAAATTAGAAAAATTAATGGCTATTACAAAATACGAGTAA
- a CDS encoding corrinoid protein — translation MTESQENMIKQLSDAVLDMDEDLTEELSDTYIKNGYNAFEGISKGLADGMNRAGVMYEEEEYFIPELLVCSDAMYKGLDILKPHLQYSENDEKMKAVVGVVEGDTHDIGKNLFKIMLETQGFEVYDLGRDVPPIEFVEKAKEVNADVIGLSTLMTTTMDNMKVVIDILKEQNMKDNTIVMVGGGPISQSFADKIGADGYAPEASKSARIAKELVSKLKDSKLN, via the coding sequence ATGACAGAGTCACAAGAAAATATGATAAAGCAACTTTCAGATGCTGTTTTAGATATGGATGAAGATTTAACAGAAGAATTATCTGATACATATATTAAAAATGGATACAACGCATTCGAAGGAATTTCAAAAGGATTGGCAGATGGAATGAACAGAGCAGGTGTTATGTACGAAGAAGAAGAATACTTCATACCTGAATTATTAGTATGTTCCGATGCAATGTACAAAGGATTGGATATTTTAAAACCTCATTTACAATATTCAGAAAATGACGAAAAAATGAAAGCAGTAGTTGGTGTCGTAGAAGGGGATACTCACGACATTGGAAAAAACTTGTTTAAAATAATGTTAGAAACACAAGGTTTCGAAGTTTATGATTTAGGTAGAGATGTACCACCTATTGAATTCGTAGAGAAAGCTAAGGAAGTAAATGCGGATGTAATTGGATTATCAACACTTATGACAACTACAATGGATAACATGAAAGTTGTTATCGATATCTTAAAAGAACAAAATATGAAAGACAATACCATCGTAATGGTTGGTGGCGGTCCTATCTCACAAAGCTTTGCTGATAAAATTGGCGCAGATGGTTATGCTCCTGAAGCTTCAAAATCTGCAAGAATTGCAAAAGAATTAGTTTCAAAATTAAAAGATTCAAAATTGAATTAA
- a CDS encoding winged helix-turn-helix domain-containing protein, with protein MKKERECNIDYESIKDIKKDIVKLYGKLNELIENVELNSLEEDEEYEKDKDSGDELYKNIQNEEKLKKKYMAEFKKFLKKNKFLDFEGDSPDEFVEHYKNRSSLSKKIPLFNKECKYEDSDAFEKQHALIKSLGVKDTEKEIKEFANIAEKEIYEILEPISNIHRLKIAKSLLYANHSFSELSNITGLKSGNLLFHLQKLQNSGIIFQKFEKGNYYLSKKGEYIIKSLFKIVNVSKMLE; from the coding sequence ATGAAAAAAGAACGGGAATGTAATATAGATTATGAATCAATAAAAGATATTAAAAAAGATATAGTAAAACTATATGGGAAATTAAATGAACTAATAGAAAATGTGGAGTTAAATTCACTTGAAGAAGATGAGGAATATGAAAAAGATAAAGATAGCGGTGATGAATTATATAAAAATATACAGAATGAAGAAAAGTTGAAAAAAAAGTACATGGCTGAGTTTAAAAAATTTTTAAAGAAAAACAAATTTTTAGATTTTGAAGGAGATAGCCCTGATGAATTTGTAGAACATTATAAAAATAGAAGTAGTTTAAGCAAAAAAATACCATTATTTAACAAAGAGTGTAAATATGAAGATAGTGACGCTTTTGAAAAACAGCACGCCCTTATAAAATCATTAGGCGTTAAAGATACAGAAAAAGAAATCAAAGAATTTGCAAATATTGCAGAAAAAGAAATCTACGAAATATTAGAACCAATTTCAAATATTCACAGGTTAAAAATCGCAAAATCACTATTATATGCAAATCATAGTTTTTCAGAGCTTTCAAACATTACAGGATTAAAATCTGGCAATTTACTATTTCATTTACAAAAACTCCAAAATTCGGGCATTATATTTCAAAAATTCGAAAAAGGAAATTATTATTTATCAAAAAAAGGAGAATATATTATAAAATCACTTTTTAAAATTGTAAATGTGTCCAAAATGTTAGAATAA
- a CDS encoding 50S ribosomal protein L39e: protein MASNKPLGKKIRLAKALNQNRRVPLFAVAKTKGAVRSHPKMRNWRRKNLKK from the coding sequence ATGGCAAGCAATAAACCATTAGGTAAAAAAATAAGATTGGCTAAAGCTTTAAATCAAAACAGAAGAGTACCTTTATTCGCAGTAGCTAAAACAAAAGGTGCAGTAAGAAGCCACCCAAAAATGAGAAACTGGAGAAGAAAAAACCTTAAAAAATAA
- a CDS encoding DUF7411 family protein, with protein sequence MDAINTNNLNNKAHVLFSGGKDSSLSAIILNNLGYDIELVTINFGVLDSYIHAQNTAKILNYSHKVISLDSEILEKSVDIILNDGFPSNGIQYIHKETLNIISDDFEVIADGTRRDDRVPKLSHAEVQSLEMRKDIQYITPLMGFGHKTLRNLVNSYFEISEKESEELLKSDYETEIRAVLRSRGENPLDYFPKHIQSRVIGLKKR encoded by the coding sequence ATGGATGCAATTAATACAAATAATTTGAATAATAAGGCTCATGTATTGTTTAGTGGTGGTAAAGATAGTTCATTATCGGCTATAATTCTAAATAATCTAGGATACGATATAGAATTAGTAACCATAAATTTTGGAGTTTTGGATTCCTATATTCATGCTCAAAATACTGCCAAAATATTAAATTATTCTCATAAAGTTATAAGCTTGGATAGCGAAATTCTTGAAAAATCTGTTGATATTATCTTAAATGATGGATTCCCATCAAATGGAATACAATACATTCACAAAGAAACATTGAATATTATTTCTGATGATTTTGAAGTTATTGCAGATGGTACGAGAAGAGACGACAGAGTCCCTAAGCTAAGCCACGCAGAAGTTCAAAGTTTAGAGATGAGAAAGGATATTCAGTATATAACTCCACTTATGGGTTTCGGACATAAAACTTTAAGAAATCTTGTTAATAGTTATTTCGAAATTTCAGAAAAAGAGAGTGAAGAACTCTTAAAATCGGATTATGAAACCGAAATAAGGGCAGTATTGAGGTCAAGAGGCGAAAATCCTTTGGATTACTTCCCTAAACACATCCAATCAAGAGTGATCGGATTAAAAAAGAGGTGA
- a CDS encoding DNA-binding protein — protein MDPEEIKRQKLAEMQQKIQNDPEAQAQMQQQLEEQRAQQEMQKQKIMRQILSEEARSRLARIKMAKPQFAEQVEYQLIQLAQSGRLPIPLDDNNFRVILDKIHESAKPKRSFSITRR, from the coding sequence ATGGACCCTGAAGAGATAAAAAGGCAAAAGTTAGCAGAAATGCAACAAAAAATTCAAAATGACCCTGAAGCTCAAGCACAAATGCAACAGCAACTTGAAGAACAAAGGGCACAACAAGAAATGCAAAAACAAAAGATAATGAGACAAATATTATCTGAGGAAGCAAGGTCAAGATTGGCAAGGATAAAAATGGCAAAACCTCAATTTGCAGAACAAGTTGAGTACCAATTAATTCAATTAGCACAATCTGGAAGATTGCCTATTCCTTTAGACGATAACAACTTTAGAGTTATTCTTGATAAAATTCATGAAAGCGCTAAACCTAAAAGAAGTTTCAGCATAACAAGACGTTAA
- a CDS encoding 30S ribosomal protein S19e, with protein sequence MVTVYEVSPNELIEKLAEELKEMGVQEPEWALYVKTGAHKERRPDDSDWWFVRCASILRKVNMNGPVGVERLRSAYGGRKNRGCAPERFVKGSGNIIRKALQALEAKDLILKAENGGRIISPKGHALLDNVAKKVSDASNE encoded by the coding sequence ATGGTAACAGTTTACGAAGTATCTCCAAATGAATTAATTGAAAAATTAGCAGAAGAATTAAAAGAAATGGGCGTTCAAGAGCCAGAATGGGCATTATATGTTAAAACAGGTGCACATAAAGAAAGAAGACCAGACGATTCAGACTGGTGGTTTGTAAGATGTGCTTCAATCTTAAGAAAAGTTAACATGAACGGACCAGTTGGCGTTGAAAGATTAAGAAGTGCTTACGGCGGAAGAAAAAACAGAGGATGTGCTCCTGAAAGATTCGTAAAAGGTAGCGGTAACATCATCAGAAAAGCTTTACAGGCATTAGAAGCAAAAGATTTAATCTTAAAAGCTGAAAATGGCGGTAGAATCATTTCACCAAAAGGACACGCATTATTAGACAACGTGGCTAAAAAAGTTTCAGATGCTTCAAACGAATAA
- a CDS encoding homocitrate synthase family protein produces MEWKATCPYNPKLDLKDCYLYDTTLRDGEQTPGICFTKEHKLDIAKKLDDMGVKQIEAGFPVVSASERDIIKTISSEGLNAEILALCRVVKDDIDKALECDVDGIITFIATSPMHLKYKLHKELDEVEQMGMDAIEYAKEHGLFVAFSAEDATRTPIEDILRIHKNAEEHGANRVHVADTVGCATPQAMHFICSELSNTLKKAHIGVHCHNDFGLAAINSIYGLMGGAKAVSTTINGLGERAGNAPLEEFVMTLKALYEHDMGLKTEKLKSLSQTVEEYSKIKLAENKPIVGNIVFYHESGIHVDAVLENPLTYEPVLPEVVGQERKIILGKHSGCKAVASRLMEQGIETDREHLWEIVKKTKETRESGVEITDNVFKNIVHQILDDKK; encoded by the coding sequence ATGGAATGGAAAGCCACATGTCCTTATAATCCTAAATTAGATTTAAAGGACTGTTATTTATACGATACAACACTTAGAGACGGTGAACAAACACCTGGGATATGCTTTACAAAAGAGCATAAGTTAGATATTGCAAAAAAGCTTGATGATATGGGCGTTAAACAGATTGAAGCAGGTTTCCCTGTAGTATCTGCATCTGAAAGGGATATTATCAAGACTATATCTTCCGAAGGTTTAAATGCAGAAATTTTGGCGCTTTGTAGGGTTGTAAAAGATGACATCGATAAGGCTTTAGAATGCGATGTAGACGGTATTATTACATTTATTGCAACATCGCCCATGCATTTGAAATATAAATTACATAAAGAATTGGATGAAGTAGAACAAATGGGAATGGATGCTATCGAATATGCGAAAGAACATGGACTTTTCGTGGCTTTTTCCGCAGAAGATGCAACAAGGACTCCTATTGAAGATATACTTAGAATTCATAAAAATGCAGAAGAGCATGGAGCAAATAGGGTGCACGTAGCAGATACTGTGGGATGTGCTACACCTCAAGCTATGCATTTCATATGTTCAGAATTAAGTAATACTCTTAAAAAAGCACACATTGGCGTACATTGCCACAATGATTTTGGTTTAGCAGCCATTAACTCCATATATGGACTTATGGGTGGAGCAAAAGCTGTATCTACTACTATAAATGGTTTAGGAGAACGTGCAGGGAATGCACCTTTAGAGGAGTTTGTAATGACTTTAAAGGCACTTTACGAGCACGATATGGGTTTAAAAACTGAAAAACTGAAATCTTTATCCCAAACTGTTGAAGAATACTCTAAAATAAAGTTAGCAGAAAATAAACCAATAGTTGGTAATATCGTATTCTATCACGAAAGTGGAATTCACGTGGACGCTGTTTTAGAAAATCCATTAACATATGAGCCGGTATTACCTGAAGTAGTTGGACAAGAGAGAAAAATCATATTGGGCAAACATTCTGGTTGTAAGGCAGTAGCAAGCAGATTAATGGAGCAAGGAATTGAAACAGATAGGGAACATTTATGGGAAATTGTTAAAAAAACTAAAGAAACCCGTGAAAGTGGCGTAGAAATAACCGATAACGTATTTAAAAACATCGTACACCAAATATTGGATGATAAAAAATAG
- the mmp3 gene encoding methyl-coenzyme M reductase-associated protein Mmp3: MANKKIKIKLNNVEKEFESKNPLKLKEVIEGAPYLENSNIAIIKGVKQEISESAMKYRIKTTGGAFILKVTEESPVVDFWNKNYKKFEDKNLRWKSVSDVAFGNITIDLDVNTESADFDRWDVLLSISGLDKSEGHLVFMRKDNTEAYGLHNPKLGILIGGKRQLANLKPSDKIISIDLLRESKESVDYEVTTDLNTIIEDGWEIYTYCELNLKGPAKTTEHALSIFENGYIEVSQSSNTFISDSRLQTLKIDDLNTLPREKGTVTVRNTGVGMGKVYIYKESRTSSLSHTNVGKVVDGQELINFSTKGIVTTISKPERINLIGKSIKDALKILNEYDIELENKEDFSNSDVEKVIVEQTPNYTLDLLDAKKVTLKAVNPDNILHIKIYDKKAPKSAWYFRKLTGLTTKRIGILKTYFKHQDMAMFERNLEYAKALLPENTPKEKLDGNKIAITNMVKKYKGYAGIRTSSSDKYGPTGETFEGTNVVGEIVKNEGVLKSLKPKDEIYLYEEIE; this comes from the coding sequence ATGGCAAATAAAAAAATTAAAATAAAATTAAACAACGTTGAAAAGGAATTTGAATCTAAGAACCCTTTAAAATTGAAAGAAGTTATAGAAGGGGCACCTTATCTTGAAAATTCAAACATAGCCATAATTAAAGGAGTTAAACAGGAAATATCTGAAAGTGCTATGAAATATAGGATAAAGACTACAGGAGGAGCTTTTATATTAAAAGTAACTGAGGAAAGTCCAGTAGTTGACTTTTGGAATAAAAACTATAAAAAGTTTGAAGATAAAAATTTAAGGTGGAAATCAGTTTCTGATGTAGCTTTTGGTAACATAACAATTGATTTAGATGTAAATACGGAATCAGCGGACTTTGATCGTTGGGACGTATTATTGAGTATTTCGGGTCTTGATAAATCAGAAGGTCATCTAGTATTCATGAGAAAAGATAATACTGAAGCGTATGGTCTTCATAATCCTAAATTAGGAATTTTAATTGGTGGAAAAAGACAATTGGCTAATTTAAAACCTTCTGATAAAATTATATCGATAGATTTACTAAGAGAATCAAAAGAATCTGTAGATTACGAAGTTACAACTGATTTAAATACTATAATAGAAGATGGATGGGAAATTTACACATACTGTGAATTAAACTTAAAAGGTCCTGCTAAAACAACAGAACACGCCCTATCCATCTTTGAAAATGGATATATTGAAGTTTCTCAAAGTTCAAACACGTTTATATCTGATTCAAGGTTACAAACTTTAAAAATAGATGATTTAAATACTTTACCTCGTGAAAAAGGTACTGTAACCGTTAGAAACACTGGCGTAGGTATGGGTAAAGTATACATTTACAAAGAAAGCAGAACTTCTTCATTATCACATACGAATGTTGGAAAAGTCGTAGATGGTCAAGAATTGATTAATTTTTCAACAAAAGGTATTGTTACAACAATTTCTAAGCCTGAACGTATTAATTTAATTGGAAAATCCATAAAAGATGCTTTAAAAATTTTAAACGAGTATGACATTGAATTAGAGAATAAAGAAGATTTCTCAAATTCAGATGTCGAAAAAGTAATTGTAGAGCAAACTCCTAATTATACATTAGACCTTTTAGATGCTAAAAAAGTCACCTTAAAAGCAGTGAATCCTGATAATATACTTCATATAAAGATATATGACAAAAAAGCGCCAAAAAGTGCTTGGTACTTTAGAAAATTAACGGGATTAACTACAAAAAGAATAGGTATTCTTAAGACATACTTTAAACACCAAGATATGGCGATGTTTGAAAGAAATTTAGAGTATGCAAAAGCTTTATTGCCTGAAAATACGCCAAAAGAAAAATTAGACGGAAATAAAATTGCTATTACAAACATGGTTAAGAAATACAAGGGCTATGCAGGAATTAGAACTAGTAGTAGTGATAAATATGGACCTACCGGGGAAACTTTCGAAGGTACAAACGTTGTAGGGGAAATTGTAAAAAATGAAGGTGTTTTAAAGAGTTTAAAGCCAAAAGATGAAATATACCTATATGAGGAAATTGAATAA
- the yhbY gene encoding ribosome assembly RNA-binding protein YhbY: MDSKENNKVITSKAKKILRSQSQTIEPVVWVGKEGVEKVIEEVRRQLKDKSLIKVKIRKSAIEGMEKDEIAKIITDSTDSEVVSIVGNVVTLFKPKEGWKKYTTCKPKTAKTGDKYIEEFESLRSRKHLMDR, from the coding sequence ATGGATTCAAAAGAAAATAACAAAGTTATAACCTCAAAAGCTAAAAAAATACTCAGAAGTCAATCCCAAACTATAGAACCAGTTGTTTGGGTTGGAAAAGAAGGCGTTGAGAAGGTTATAGAAGAAGTAAGAAGGCAACTAAAAGATAAAAGCCTTATAAAAGTTAAAATCAGAAAAAGTGCAATAGAAGGCATGGAAAAGGACGAAATTGCCAAAATAATAACGGATTCGACAGATTCAGAAGTTGTTTCAATCGTAGGTAATGTTGTTACATTATTTAAGCCGAAAGAAGGCTGGAAAAAATACACGACTTGCAAACCAAAAACTGCTAAAACTGGAGATAAATATATTGAAGAATTCGAGAGTTTACGTTCAAGAAAACACCTTATGGATAGATAA
- a CDS encoding SLC13 family permease: protein MKKAIVFFIIFLLAIGATKYAFSGESTEDLKIGDFHQEKAILTLIILVVAAAMFFTEAAPLAVTAMLVPVALSFPGIDILSSADAFSQFGNKWVVLFMAAFILGDAVFRTGFADKVGQLTVKGAGKNKNLLLILVMTAVGGMSAFLSNTGTTAVFIPIVMGICASASIRPGKILMPMAFAASLGGTMTLVGTPPNGLVNSTLEQAGLAQLSFFDFAQMGIVLFVAGILYYAIIGHKFLPDSDSESTFEEGDIVYRREKMWVSMLIFLFVLLATVYNVIPITTAFMLGACLVVITGCITMQEAFNSISWTTIFLFAGMLSLSIALTNTGAAAMIANICVAHITSPMALLAVTYVLTAIITNFMSNTATAALVMPIGLALADAFDVSAKPILIAIAMAASACFLTPIATPPNMIVLGPGGYKFKDYFKAGWPLQLICGVLVITVTPLIWPF from the coding sequence TTGAAAAAAGCAATAGTATTTTTTATAATATTTTTATTGGCCATAGGGGCCACAAAATACGCATTTAGTGGAGAAAGTACCGAAGATTTAAAAATTGGCGACTTTCATCAGGAAAAAGCAATACTAACACTTATAATTTTAGTAGTTGCAGCAGCAATGTTTTTTACGGAAGCAGCACCATTAGCGGTAACGGCGATGTTAGTACCCGTAGCGCTGAGTTTTCCCGGTATAGATATACTATCGAGTGCAGACGCATTCAGCCAATTTGGAAACAAATGGGTAGTATTGTTCATGGCAGCTTTTATATTGGGTGACGCTGTGTTTAGAACCGGCTTTGCAGATAAAGTTGGACAATTAACCGTTAAAGGTGCAGGAAAAAATAAAAATTTATTATTAATACTGGTTATGACAGCAGTCGGTGGAATGTCAGCATTTTTATCAAATACTGGAACTACTGCGGTATTCATTCCTATTGTAATGGGCATATGTGCTTCGGCAAGTATACGACCGGGTAAAATATTGATGCCGATGGCTTTTGCAGCTTCTCTGGGCGGTACTATGACTTTAGTGGGTACGCCACCAAACGGTCTTGTAAACAGTACGTTAGAACAGGCAGGATTGGCACAATTAAGTTTCTTTGACTTTGCACAGATGGGTATTGTACTATTTGTTGCAGGAATTTTGTATTACGCAATAATAGGTCATAAATTTTTACCTGATTCAGATTCTGAGTCTACATTTGAGGAAGGCGATATTGTATATAGGCGAGAAAAAATGTGGGTTTCTATGCTTATATTCTTGTTTGTATTATTAGCAACGGTTTACAACGTAATTCCAATTACTACAGCATTTATGTTAGGAGCTTGTTTAGTAGTTATAACAGGCTGTATAACAATGCAAGAAGCGTTTAATAGTATTTCTTGGACAACTATATTCTTATTTGCAGGTATGTTGTCATTAAGTATTGCATTAACAAATACGGGTGCGGCAGCAATGATTGCAAACATATGTGTCGCGCATATTACATCACCAATGGCTTTATTGGCGGTTACATACGTATTAACGGCAATAATTACTAACTTCATGTCAAATACTGCTACAGCAGCTTTGGTAATGCCAATAGGATTAGCTTTGGCAGACGCGTTTGACGTAAGTGCTAAACCAATATTGATAGCAATAGCTATGGCAGCTTCAGCTTGTTTCCTTACACCAATTGCTACGCCACCAAATATGATAGTTTTGGGGCCCGGTGGTTATAAATTCAAGGATTACTTTAAAGCAGGCTGGCCATTACAGTTAATTTGTGGAGTATTGGTAATAACAGTAACGCCATTAATTTGGCCGTTTTAA
- a CDS encoding 50S ribosomal protein L40e: MAFDEAIKRVFTKKICMKCNARNAWKATKCRKCGYSNLRPKAKEARA, from the coding sequence ATGGCATTTGACGAAGCTATAAAAAGAGTTTTTACAAAAAAGATTTGCATGAAATGTAACGCAAGAAATGCTTGGAAAGCTACAAAATGTAGAAAATGCGGTTACTCAAATTTAAGACCTAAAGCTAAAGAAGCAAGAGCATAA
- a CDS encoding DUF367 family protein, with the protein MNLYIYHAKQCDPKRCTALKMGKMGYAKILTNPRRLPRNAILLNPYAEKTVSFEDRDIVEKNGIMALDCSWKQAEEVFKKTNSKTQRSLPFLVAGNPVNYGKPCKLTTLEATIATLYIADYKEEAYKLLNGFKWAHTFIELNKKLLDFYCGKTSDEIIEFQKELLKDVK; encoded by the coding sequence ATGAATTTATACATTTATCACGCTAAGCAATGTGACCCAAAACGTTGCACTGCTTTAAAAATGGGTAAGATGGGGTATGCAAAAATACTTACAAACCCTAGAAGACTACCGAGAAATGCCATATTACTTAACCCCTACGCTGAGAAAACAGTATCTTTTGAAGATAGGGATATTGTAGAAAAAAATGGGATTATGGCATTGGATTGCTCTTGGAAACAAGCTGAAGAAGTATTTAAAAAGACAAATTCAAAAACACAACGTAGTTTACCTTTTTTAGTTGCAGGAAATCCTGTAAATTATGGTAAACCTTGCAAACTTACGACTTTGGAAGCTACAATAGCCACTTTATATATTGCAGATTATAAAGAGGAAGCCTATAAACTTTTAAATGGTTTTAAGTGGGCTCACACATTTATAGAATTAAATAAAAAATTATTGGACTTTTACTGTGGTAAAACATCTGATGAAATTATTGAATTCCAAAAAGAGCTTTTAAAAGATGTTAAATAA
- a CDS encoding THUMP domain-containing protein yields MDILSNNTKLTKSNDFKNKIGNLNNFNYKTAFLLSGEHIELPFAELKALLELYTQDNSKKITNSEGLNIQKYIEDNLFCNFSDNAVHNKENPNKSNYVIYDENLSCETLVKIINRAGYVNEAHKILYESEYCEDNDINDLNVLNADNVINNIYELLENMEIPQISGSFAVRVQKLYKSSTLKTMPIERHIGSIISQKMQGNLKVNLKNPDWIVKVMILKDRIYLSLVVSKRDVEYFEHNRPHMRAYFHPGCILPKLARCIVNLSRVNENDVLYDPFCGTGGFLIEAGLLGCKLIGSDIDYQMVNGTKLNLETYDLNDKVICIKQLDANEAKSYINSLEISKVDSMVTDPPYGISTSKKGDMSEIFDKLCLLLKKGGYMSFAAPCIMDLNLELVELYSIKVHKSLTRYIHVYKKLE; encoded by the coding sequence ATGGACATATTATCTAATAACACGAAATTAACCAAATCAAACGATTTTAAAAATAAAATAGGAAATTTAAATAATTTTAATTATAAAACTGCTTTTCTATTAAGCGGGGAACATATTGAATTACCATTTGCAGAATTAAAAGCACTTTTAGAACTTTATACGCAAGATAATTCAAAAAAAATAACCAATTCTGAAGGATTAAACATTCAAAAATATATCGAAGATAATTTATTTTGTAATTTTTCGGATAATGCAGTACATAACAAAGAAAACCCGAATAAGTCAAATTACGTCATATATGATGAAAATTTAAGTTGTGAAACTTTAGTTAAAATTATAAATAGAGCTGGTTATGTAAATGAAGCTCATAAAATACTTTATGAATCAGAATATTGTGAAGATAATGATATTAATGATTTAAACGTACTAAATGCAGATAATGTTATAAATAACATTTATGAATTGCTTGAAAATATGGAAATTCCTCAAATAAGCGGTTCTTTTGCAGTTAGGGTTCAAAAATTGTATAAAAGTAGCACTTTAAAAACTATGCCTATTGAAAGGCATATTGGAAGCATAATAAGCCAAAAAATGCAAGGAAATTTAAAAGTTAATTTAAAGAATCCTGACTGGATAGTTAAAGTTATGATATTAAAGGATAGAATTTATTTATCCCTAGTTGTGTCAAAAAGAGATGTCGAATATTTTGAGCATAATAGACCACATATGCGCGCTTATTTCCATCCTGGTTGTATATTACCAAAATTAGCCCGATGTATTGTTAATTTATCCCGGGTTAATGAAAATGATGTTTTATATGACCCATTTTGTGGAACGGGCGGTTTTTTAATAGAAGCGGGATTACTAGGCTGTAAATTAATAGGTAGTGATATAGACTATCAAATGGTGAATGGTACCAAATTAAATTTAGAAACATATGATTTAAACGATAAAGTAATTTGTATAAAGCAACTCGATGCAAATGAGGCTAAATCATACATTAACTCTTTGGAAATATCCAAAGTAGATTCTATGGTTACTGACCCACCTTATGGTATTTCCACATCTAAAAAAGGAGATATGTCTGAAATATTTGATAAATTATGTTTATTATTAAAAAAAGGCGGTTATATGTCCTTTGCAGCACCATGTATTATGGATTTAAATTTAGAATTGGTAGAATTGTATTCTATAAAAGTACATAAGAGTTTAACTAGATATATTCACGTTTATAAAAAATTAGAGTAA